In Anaerolineales bacterium, one genomic interval encodes:
- the sufC gene encoding Fe-S cluster assembly ATPase SufC — protein sequence MTNALEIRNLFASVEGKEILKGVTLTVRPGEIHALMGPNGTGKTTLANVLMGHPHFEVTAGEIVFKGQNLVDLKPDERSRLGLFLAFQYPVAIPGVSVANFLRSAINARRKAANPEDKGIAVPEFRKLLKEKMDLLKMPHDFAGRYLNEGFSGGEKKRAEILQLATLEPEIAVLDETDSGLDIDALRIVSQGVNTLAGPHLGVLVITHYQRILNYIKPNYVHIMLGGRIVETGGADLAEHLEEQGYDWIREKQEAVITEA from the coding sequence ATGACGAACGCGCTTGAGATCCGCAACCTGTTCGCCAGCGTCGAGGGCAAGGAGATCCTGAAGGGGGTCACCCTCACCGTCCGCCCCGGCGAGATTCACGCCCTGATGGGCCCCAATGGCACAGGCAAGACGACCCTGGCCAATGTCCTGATGGGACACCCCCATTTTGAAGTCACGGCAGGCGAGATCGTGTTCAAGGGGCAGAATCTGGTCGATCTGAAGCCGGACGAGCGCTCCCGCCTGGGTTTGTTCCTGGCGTTTCAGTATCCGGTGGCGATCCCCGGGGTCTCGGTGGCCAACTTCCTGCGCTCGGCGATCAACGCTCGACGCAAGGCGGCCAATCCGGAGGACAAGGGCATCGCCGTCCCTGAGTTCCGCAAGCTGCTCAAGGAGAAGATGGACTTGCTGAAGATGCCGCATGACTTTGCCGGCCGGTACCTGAATGAGGGATTTTCGGGCGGCGAGAAGAAGCGGGCTGAGATTCTACAGCTGGCGACGCTCGAGCCCGAGATCGCAGTCCTGGACGAGACCGACTCCGGCCTCGACATCGACGCCCTCCGCATCGTTTCCCAGGGCGTGAACACCCTGGCGGGCCCGCACCTGGGAGTGCTGGTGATCACGCACTACCAGCGCATTCTGAACTACATCAAGCCCAACTATGTGCACATCATGCTCGGCGGCCGAATTGTCGAGACCGGGGGCGCCGACCTGGCCGAGCACCTCGAAGAGCAGGGGTACGACTGGATTCGCGAGAAGCAGGAAGCGGTTATCACGGAGGCGTAG
- the sufB gene encoding Fe-S cluster assembly protein SufB, whose translation MASPADVKSLEGLDRYKYGFSDPDETVFRTRKGLDRQVVEDISRMKAEPEWMLAFRLKALEHFQARPMPNWGPDLSGLDLDEIFYYVRPAEAESKSWDDVPDTIKKTFDRLGIPEAEQKFLAGVGAQYESEMVYHSIQKHLADQGVIFLSIENGLKQHPDLFREYFGTIIPHTDNKFAALNGAVWSGGSFIYVPPGVKVDLPLQAYFRLNTANIGQFERTLIIVDEGAQVHYVEGCTAPTYTTNSFHSGVIEIVVKRGARCRYTTIQNWSVNVYNLVTQRAIVHEDATMEWVDANLGSKLTMKYPSCYLVGKGAHGEILSMAFAGAGQHQDAGGKVVHVAPNTSSKVTSKSISQAGGRASYRGLLKVHKGATGSKSNVVCDALLLDPKSRSDTYPYIEIDEDDVTIGHEASVSKVGEEQLFYLMSRGLSQEDATTMVVSGFIEPLVKELPMEYAVEMNRLIQLQMEGSIG comes from the coding sequence ATGGCATCCCCGGCAGACGTCAAGTCCCTCGAAGGGCTTGACCGGTACAAGTATGGTTTCAGCGATCCGGATGAGACGGTCTTCAGGACGCGCAAGGGGCTGGATCGCCAGGTGGTCGAAGACATCTCGCGCATGAAGGCAGAGCCGGAGTGGATGTTGGCGTTCCGGCTCAAAGCGCTCGAGCACTTCCAGGCGCGGCCCATGCCGAACTGGGGGCCGGATCTGAGCGGGCTGGATCTGGACGAGATCTTCTACTACGTACGTCCGGCCGAAGCCGAATCCAAGAGCTGGGATGATGTCCCGGACACGATCAAGAAGACCTTCGACCGGCTGGGCATCCCCGAGGCCGAGCAGAAGTTCCTGGCCGGCGTAGGCGCCCAGTACGAATCCGAGATGGTCTACCACAGCATCCAGAAGCACCTCGCCGACCAGGGGGTCATCTTTCTGAGTATCGAGAACGGGCTGAAGCAGCACCCTGACCTCTTCCGAGAGTACTTCGGGACCATCATCCCGCACACCGACAACAAGTTCGCGGCCCTCAATGGCGCCGTGTGGTCTGGTGGGTCCTTCATCTACGTCCCGCCAGGTGTGAAAGTCGACCTGCCGCTGCAGGCCTATTTCCGTCTGAACACCGCCAATATCGGGCAGTTTGAGAGGACCCTGATCATCGTCGATGAGGGGGCACAGGTCCACTACGTCGAGGGCTGCACGGCGCCGACCTACACCACCAATTCGTTCCACAGTGGTGTGATCGAGATCGTTGTGAAAAGAGGAGCCCGATGCCGGTACACCACCATCCAGAACTGGTCGGTGAACGTCTACAACCTGGTAACGCAGCGGGCGATCGTGCACGAAGACGCGACCATGGAGTGGGTGGATGCCAATCTGGGAAGCAAGCTGACGATGAAGTATCCGTCCTGCTATTTGGTGGGGAAGGGGGCGCACGGCGAAATCCTGTCAATGGCCTTCGCCGGCGCCGGCCAGCACCAGGACGCCGGCGGCAAGGTCGTGCATGTCGCGCCCAACACCTCCAGCAAGGTCACCTCGAAGTCGATCAGCCAGGCTGGCGGTCGGGCCTCGTATCGGGGGCTGCTCAAGGTCCACAAGGGCGCCACCGGCTCCAAGTCGAACGTGGTTTGCGACGCCTTGTTGCTGGATCCGAAGTCACGCTCGGATACGTACCCCTACATTGAGATCGACGAAGACGACGTCACGATTGGCCACGAGGCCTCGGTCAGCAAAGTGGGCGAGGAGCAGCTGTTCTACCTGATGAGCCGCGGCCTGAGCCAGGAAGACGCTACCACGATGGTGGTCTCCGGGTTCATCGAGCCCCTGGTGAAAGAGCTGCCGATGGAGTACGCCGTCGAAATGAACCGCCTGATCCAGCTGCAGATGGAAGGCTCGATCGGCTAG